From one Dehalobacter sp. 12DCB1 genomic stretch:
- a CDS encoding EAL domain-containing protein yields MEPSYLFSVLFFFSCVMSSFLGAYTLYLDRKAGLNKAFFALCISLSIWAFGFSICVSAQNQELSLIWRRISVIGWGSFFSILLHFSIILTEKKGLLNKWWLYLLLYFPSVLTIYIYGVSSSAESKYKLIHTVNGWINVPNSGFHSFFNYYYILFCIVSAGMIWLWGRKASSQSSKEKARLILSWIIATLIFASFTDIVASTFWKMPLPQLAPFIISMSLIVIYYAIKKYGLMKPEKIISAEETILNESTRGNIISYLAFALFACSLVNFASFFLSNMPHDLTPVILTSIAILFLGLVILFVKWMPIAENKKDITYFVICVLAIPIFTLRFIQTGSITIWAFPIIFIIIALVFNKRIILIALGISIISTQILTWILAPDVKVEINADDYFARIFLFIVFLWLAFYVNKLYIRRLKENAEQMKLQKLISKISSDFITANQMNLEHKINQALEECGRFFEMDRTWIYLLDREQHRVSPAFAWHRHDRVYREAIECPGGGDSNLINQMLEGKIIHTQSVICVPIAENEQVVGLFGIESLRTMKKWREDQIDLLKVIANILGDALTKVQAEREIEQLAYYDHLTKLPNRVLFGDRVTQAIHQSSRIQKMFAVIFLDLDSFKTVNDTLGHEGGDELITEVGRKLVECIRKADTVSRFGGDEFLILLNNISDYQDVRIIADKIIGLFKEPAVLRGQEFFVTASAGIALYPIDGQDTETLIQNSDIAMYKAKEKGKNQYALCSSEMKEDVRNNLILTNSLFRALERKELSVYYQPQVHLPEANIIGMEALLRWKHPELGMISPAVFIPIAEQSGIINTIGEWVLKTACRQNKIWQDKGYPPVRMSVNISVNQLRDPNIVGQIANVLQETELKPEYLELEITEGSAINEANNIVQVLNNFKKLGITISIDDFGTEYSSLNRLKNLPIDRLKMDMHFVHGIEKDEKDRAITKVIINLAKNLDLEVIAEGVETEKQVRFLSQNMCNEVQGYYFYQPMPAEEIEELLRKPCANII; encoded by the coding sequence ATGGAACCATCATACTTATTTTCAGTACTATTTTTCTTTTCTTGTGTAATGAGTAGCTTTCTTGGGGCTTATACACTTTATCTCGACCGGAAAGCCGGATTGAACAAAGCTTTTTTTGCGCTATGTATTTCCTTGAGTATATGGGCTTTCGGATTCTCTATTTGTGTTTCCGCCCAGAATCAAGAACTTAGCTTAATCTGGCGTAGGATCTCAGTTATTGGCTGGGGATCGTTTTTCAGTATCTTGCTGCATTTCAGTATCATTCTGACCGAGAAAAAAGGTTTGCTAAACAAATGGTGGCTATATCTTTTGCTTTATTTTCCCTCAGTCCTGACCATTTATATTTATGGGGTCTCCAGTTCTGCGGAATCGAAGTATAAATTAATCCATACAGTCAATGGTTGGATTAATGTTCCGAATAGCGGTTTTCATTCTTTTTTTAATTATTATTATATTCTTTTTTGCATCGTTTCCGCAGGAATGATTTGGTTATGGGGGAGAAAAGCCTCTTCCCAGAGCAGTAAGGAAAAGGCAAGGCTCATCCTATCTTGGATTATTGCGACTTTAATCTTTGCATCCTTTACGGATATTGTCGCCAGCACTTTTTGGAAAATGCCGCTTCCCCAATTGGCTCCTTTTATTATCTCGATGTCGCTCATCGTCATTTACTACGCAATTAAAAAATACGGACTGATGAAGCCGGAAAAGATCATCAGTGCTGAAGAGACCATCTTAAATGAATCAACCCGCGGGAATATTATCAGTTATTTAGCCTTTGCTTTGTTCGCGTGCAGTCTTGTTAATTTTGCTTCCTTTTTTCTTTCTAACATGCCTCACGATTTAACGCCTGTCATATTGACAAGTATCGCTATCCTTTTTTTAGGACTTGTCATTTTGTTCGTGAAGTGGATGCCTATCGCGGAAAATAAAAAAGATATTACTTATTTTGTGATTTGTGTTCTCGCCATTCCAATTTTCACTTTAAGGTTTATTCAAACCGGGAGTATCACAATTTGGGCGTTTCCTATTATTTTTATAATTATTGCCCTGGTGTTCAATAAACGCATTATCTTAATTGCATTGGGAATTTCTATCATATCTACCCAGATTCTAACCTGGATCCTAGCACCAGATGTTAAAGTTGAGATAAATGCTGATGACTATTTTGCAAGAATCTTTTTATTCATTGTCTTTCTTTGGTTGGCTTTCTATGTCAATAAATTGTATATTCGCAGACTGAAAGAAAATGCAGAGCAGATGAAGCTGCAAAAATTAATCTCAAAAATTTCTTCGGATTTTATCACAGCAAATCAAATGAATTTAGAGCACAAAATCAATCAGGCGCTTGAGGAATGCGGACGTTTTTTTGAGATGGACCGAACCTGGATTTATTTATTGGACCGGGAGCAACATCGCGTTAGCCCTGCGTTTGCCTGGCACCGGCATGATCGTGTTTACAGAGAAGCTATAGAATGCCCGGGAGGGGGAGACTCAAACCTTATAAATCAAATGTTAGAGGGCAAAATTATTCATACACAATCAGTCATTTGCGTCCCCATTGCCGAAAATGAGCAGGTCGTCGGCTTATTCGGGATTGAGTCTCTCAGAACCATGAAGAAATGGCGTGAAGACCAGATTGATTTACTAAAGGTCATTGCGAATATTTTGGGAGACGCTTTGACGAAAGTTCAGGCGGAAAGAGAAATTGAACAATTGGCCTACTATGATCATTTAACGAAGCTGCCCAACCGGGTGTTGTTCGGGGACAGGGTTACGCAAGCGATCCACCAATCCAGTCGGATTCAAAAAATGTTCGCGGTAATTTTCCTGGATCTTGATTCTTTTAAAACGGTTAATGATACTTTGGGCCATGAAGGCGGAGACGAACTGATCACTGAAGTCGGGCGAAAATTAGTGGAATGTATCCGCAAAGCCGATACGGTATCCCGTTTTGGCGGCGATGAATTTCTGATCTTGCTGAATAATATTTCCGACTATCAAGATGTTCGGATAATTGCCGATAAAATAATAGGTCTATTCAAAGAACCGGCGGTATTAAGGGGTCAGGAATTCTTTGTTACAGCAAGTGCAGGGATTGCACTATATCCAATCGATGGACAAGATACGGAAACGTTGATTCAAAACTCAGATATTGCAATGTATAAAGCCAAAGAAAAAGGGAAGAACCAGTACGCCCTCTGTTCTTCAGAGATGAAAGAGGATGTCCGAAATAATCTGATCCTGACAAACAGTCTATTCCGAGCTTTAGAACGCAAAGAATTGTCGGTGTATTACCAGCCTCAGGTCCATCTTCCGGAAGCAAACATCATCGGAATGGAAGCTTTGTTAAGATGGAAGCATCCGGAGTTAGGAATGATATCCCCGGCAGTATTCATTCCGATCGCCGAGCAAAGTGGGATCATTAACACGATCGGAGAATGGGTGCTTAAAACAGCTTGCCGGCAAAATAAAATCTGGCAGGATAAAGGATATCCTCCGGTACGAATGTCCGTTAATATTTCGGTAAATCAACTTCGTGACCCGAATATTGTTGGGCAGATCGCAAATGTCCTTCAAGAAACCGAACTCAAACCCGAGTATCTGGAATTGGAAATCACAGAAGGTTCTGCGATAAATGAAGCAAATAATATTGTTCAGGTTTTAAACAATTTTAAGAAATTAGGCATTACTATCTCTATCGACGACTTTGGCACAGAATACTCCTCTTTAAACAGGCTCAAAAATTTACCGATCGATCGATTGAAAATGGATATGCATTTTGTTCATGGTATTGAAAAAGATGAAAAAGACAGAGCAATCACCAAAGTGATTATAAATCTGGCTAAAAATCTAGACCTGGAGGTTATTGCCGAAGGGGTGGAGACCGAGAAACAAGTAAGATTTTTAAGTCAGAACATGTGCAACGAGGTTCAGGGTTATTATTTCTACCAGCCCATGCCTGCTGAGGAAATAGAAGAATTATTAAGAAAGCCATGCGCCAATATTATATAA
- a CDS encoding aldo/keto reductase, with amino-acid sequence MQYTMLGKTGLQVSRFGLGCMRFPKSEEEAIEMVRYAVDNGVNYLDTAYMYPGSEMITGKALQRGYRNQVLIATKSPIWKIGSHKDFEKYLDEELKRLGTDHIDMYLLHNMSHDNWEKVNQLDGLTFLDKMIQKGKILHKSFSFHGTLPAFKQVVDAFDWEMAQIQLNILDENQQAGIEGLRYAADKGLAVVIMEPLRGGYMLANIPEAVADLVRQYPEKRSFIEWCFRWLYNMPEISVILSGASTLEQLKDNLRIFDESAVNVMSEADQNLIKKIQKAFESNNSVGCTSCGYCMPCPQGVSIPEIFKLYNSHKLMKTHWVDKGMYKENLLPSGSGADQCISCGICEGHCPQSLDIPVLLKKVHGEFTAETKGNWS; translated from the coding sequence ATGCAATATACGATGCTTGGAAAAACGGGACTCCAAGTCTCAAGATTTGGGCTTGGCTGTATGCGATTTCCGAAAAGTGAAGAGGAAGCGATAGAAATGGTGCGGTATGCGGTAGACAACGGCGTCAATTACCTGGACACTGCTTACATGTATCCAGGCAGCGAAATGATTACCGGGAAAGCGCTTCAGAGGGGCTATCGGAATCAGGTGTTGATCGCCACGAAAAGCCCCATTTGGAAAATCGGCAGTCACAAAGACTTCGAGAAATACTTGGATGAAGAGCTGAAACGCTTAGGAACCGATCATATCGACATGTATCTTCTTCACAACATGAGCCATGACAATTGGGAGAAAGTGAATCAATTGGATGGCCTTACTTTTCTTGATAAAATGATTCAAAAGGGAAAGATACTGCACAAGAGTTTTTCTTTTCATGGGACACTGCCAGCATTCAAACAGGTCGTGGATGCCTTTGATTGGGAAATGGCGCAAATCCAGCTGAATATTCTGGATGAAAATCAGCAGGCCGGGATCGAAGGTCTGAGATATGCTGCAGACAAGGGCCTGGCGGTCGTCATCATGGAACCGTTAAGGGGCGGCTACATGCTAGCGAACATTCCCGAAGCAGTCGCTGATTTGGTTCGCCAATATCCGGAAAAGAGATCCTTCATCGAGTGGTGCTTCCGCTGGCTTTACAATATGCCTGAGATTTCCGTGATTCTCAGTGGAGCCAGCACGCTGGAGCAGTTGAAGGACAATTTACGGATCTTTGATGAATCTGCGGTCAACGTCATGTCCGAGGCCGACCAAAATCTGATCAAAAAGATTCAGAAAGCTTTTGAGTCCAATAACAGTGTCGGCTGTACGAGCTGCGGCTATTGTATGCCCTGTCCCCAGGGCGTCAGCATTCCTGAAATATTCAAACTCTATAACAGCCATAAGCTCATGAAAACGCATTGGGTGGACAAGGGGATGTACAAGGAAAATTTACTTCCCTCCGGTTCCGGTGCTGATCAGTGTATCTCTTGTGGAATTTGTGAGGGACATTGCCCGCAGTCGCTGGATATCCCAGTTTTACTGAAGAAAGTACATGGGGAATTTACGGCGGAAACGAAGGGTAATTGGAGCTGA
- a CDS encoding DUF1232 domain-containing protein codes for MSDQIRNDHDDFYQSLRKKIKDYFTSEEGKTNKYAEYILIAPDLFYLLCKLTVDKEVNVDDKAKLAIAIAYFVSPIDLIPEAFLGPVGFVDDISVAAYVLNSIINNTNPEVVRRHWAGEGDILIKIQEIIRIADNMVGTGFWKKIKGMFNK; via the coding sequence ATGAGTGATCAAATCCGAAACGACCATGATGATTTTTATCAATCTCTAAGGAAAAAGATCAAGGACTACTTCACAAGCGAAGAAGGTAAAACCAATAAGTATGCAGAGTATATCCTGATTGCACCCGACTTGTTTTATCTCCTGTGCAAATTGACCGTAGACAAAGAAGTCAACGTAGACGATAAAGCAAAACTGGCGATTGCGATTGCTTATTTTGTCTCACCGATTGATTTAATCCCTGAGGCCTTTTTAGGGCCGGTAGGATTTGTTGACGATATATCTGTAGCTGCGTATGTCCTGAACTCCATTATTAATAACACGAACCCGGAAGTTGTCCGCAGGCACTGGGCCGGTGAGGGCGATATCCTGATTAAAATCCAGGAAATCATAAGAATTGCCGATAATATGGTTGGCACCGGATTTTGGAAGAAAATTAAAGGGATGTTTAATAAATAA
- a CDS encoding small, acid-soluble spore protein, alpha/beta type gives MAKYRLPVDKNQAASSMGVNLGPDTSARQNGSVGGYMVKKTFESLGHR, from the coding sequence ATGGCAAAATATAGACTTCCCGTAGATAAGAATCAAGCAGCTAGTTCAATGGGTGTAAACTTAGGCCCAGATACATCTGCTAGACAGAATGGTTCCGTAGGCGGATATATGGTGAAGAAGACTTTTGAAAGCTTAGGCCATCGTTAA
- a CDS encoding metallophosphoesterase family protein produces the protein MNAVDRISKAFQSAAEIPIDDSSKIILMSDVHRGDGSWADDFSGNENLYFAALAHYYHEQYTYIELGDGDELWKYKNMSDIVPVHKDTFSLLQNFFNENRVYFIYGNHDMMKSNGHFVQKCFNRYYDAEKKSHVPLFEKVIFREGLILRYKNFDHKILLIHGHQGSMLDYAFWGLRRFLVRYVWKRLELFGFKDPTSTAKNYRKKDSIERNLTEWVVQEKHMLIAGHTHRPMFPDAGKPLYFNDGSCVHPRSITGIEITEGNIALVKWSVKTKDDGTLYIGREVLAGPRDLKEYL, from the coding sequence ATGAATGCTGTAGATCGTATTTCTAAAGCTTTTCAATCAGCGGCAGAAATCCCTATTGACGATTCCTCGAAAATAATCTTAATGAGTGATGTCCATAGGGGCGACGGCAGCTGGGCTGATGATTTTTCCGGGAATGAGAATCTGTATTTTGCTGCGTTAGCTCACTACTATCATGAACAGTACACGTATATCGAGCTTGGTGACGGTGATGAACTTTGGAAGTATAAAAACATGTCGGACATCGTGCCTGTTCATAAGGATACATTTTCGCTTCTACAAAATTTTTTTAATGAAAACCGCGTTTATTTTATTTACGGAAACCATGACATGATGAAAAGTAATGGTCACTTTGTACAAAAATGCTTTAACCGGTATTATGATGCCGAGAAGAAAAGTCACGTTCCTTTATTTGAGAAGGTTATATTTCGTGAGGGGCTCATTTTGCGGTATAAGAATTTCGATCATAAAATTCTTTTGATCCACGGGCATCAAGGCAGCATGTTGGATTATGCGTTTTGGGGGTTAAGAAGATTTTTAGTCAGATATGTCTGGAAGAGACTTGAATTATTCGGTTTTAAAGACCCCACCAGCACAGCAAAAAATTATCGCAAGAAAGATTCTATAGAACGAAACCTTACTGAATGGGTCGTACAGGAAAAGCATATGTTGATTGCCGGTCACACCCATAGGCCCATGTTTCCTGATGCGGGTAAACCGCTTTATTTTAATGACGGCAGTTGTGTTCATCCTCGTTCCATCACAGGGATAGAGATCACAGAAGGCAACATTGCACTCGTTAAATGGAGTGTCAAAACCAAAGACGACGGTACCTTGTATATAGGCCGGGAAGTTCTTGCAGGACCTAGAGACTTAAAGGAATACCTTTAA
- a CDS encoding PadR family transcriptional regulator — protein MLKGVLEGCVLEIIGREETYGYEITKKLNALGFEEVVEGTVYTILVPLEKNKLVDIEKKPSEIGPPRKFYSLNPAGQRELSLFWEKWNFVSLKINGLKENRHVQ, from the coding sequence ATGCTCAAAGGCGTTCTTGAAGGCTGTGTGCTTGAAATCATTGGCCGCGAAGAAACTTATGGTTATGAGATTACGAAAAAACTAAACGCTCTTGGTTTTGAAGAGGTTGTCGAAGGAACAGTGTATACGATTTTAGTGCCTCTTGAAAAAAACAAGCTGGTGGACATTGAAAAAAAACCATCTGAAATCGGGCCGCCGAGGAAATTCTATAGCCTGAATCCGGCTGGGCAAAGGGAACTCTCATTATTCTGGGAAAAATGGAACTTTGTCTCATTAAAAATCAATGGGTTAAAGGAGAATCGTCATGTTCAATAA
- a CDS encoding DUF1048 domain-containing protein, with product MFNKIFLTLKRWRQEKIDYKIYRKRIQALPEDYQIVIKEIEAFMWNFALGSSMMDVLTDMLELFESGAQEGKNVLDIVGDDVGDFCDGLLKEVQAETWTGKRKVMVNQSIHKKLGKRGD from the coding sequence ATGTTCAATAAAATATTTTTAACTTTAAAACGCTGGAGGCAAGAAAAAATCGATTATAAAATTTACAGGAAGCGAATTCAGGCTCTGCCGGAAGATTATCAAATTGTTATCAAAGAAATTGAGGCGTTCATGTGGAATTTTGCATTAGGCTCCAGCATGATGGATGTCCTTACGGATATGCTGGAACTGTTTGAATCAGGAGCACAGGAAGGGAAAAATGTGCTCGATATTGTGGGCGATGATGTCGGGGATTTTTGTGACGGGCTCCTTAAAGAAGTTCAAGCCGAGACCTGGACGGGCAAACGGAAAGTAATGGTTAACCAAAGTATTCATAAGAAACTTGGAAAGCGGGGAGATTGA
- a CDS encoding ATP-binding cassette domain-containing protein: MLQSKAISVSGLKKSYKDLKVLEDVSFSVQKGSIFALLGSNGAGKTTVIRILTTLLKPDAGYAQVCGFNVLERPEQVREAISLTGQYAAVDDILTGRENMQMIGKLRHLNDVAGKINELLLRFALTEAADRHVATYSGGMRRRLDLAMSLLGSPSVVFLDEPTTGLDPQARTAMWKIIKELAQSGVTVFLTTQYLEEADVLADYIAILHHGKIVAQGSADQLKKMLPHGHIELRFRHENEVTLAGELLSEYNISLDRETLTLNIVTDGSVRQMMDTLVRLEQAGISATEFMQKSPTLDDVFLSVIGEDHAKEGTL; encoded by the coding sequence ATGCTGCAAAGCAAAGCCATTTCCGTCAGCGGGCTTAAGAAATCCTACAAAGACCTCAAAGTGCTTGAAGATGTCAGCTTTTCCGTGCAAAAAGGAAGTATTTTTGCCCTGTTAGGTTCTAACGGAGCAGGCAAGACGACTGTCATAAGAATTCTGACGACCTTGCTGAAGCCGGACGCGGGATATGCTCAGGTATGTGGCTTTAATGTCCTGGAGCGTCCGGAGCAGGTACGGGAGGCAATTAGCCTGACCGGACAATATGCAGCTGTGGACGATATTCTAACAGGACGGGAGAATATGCAAATGATTGGTAAACTGCGCCACTTGAACGATGTGGCCGGTAAAATCAATGAATTGCTGCTCCGCTTTGCTCTTACGGAAGCCGCCGACCGGCATGTTGCGACGTATTCCGGTGGAATGCGCAGGCGTCTGGACCTGGCAATGAGCTTGCTTGGTTCGCCATCGGTTGTATTCCTTGATGAACCCACCACCGGTCTTGACCCGCAGGCTCGCACGGCAATGTGGAAAATCATTAAAGAGCTTGCGCAATCCGGGGTTACCGTATTTTTGACTACACAATATTTAGAAGAGGCGGACGTGCTTGCTGACTATATTGCCATCTTACATCATGGGAAAATTGTGGCCCAAGGAAGCGCGGACCAACTCAAAAAAATGCTCCCTCACGGACATATCGAACTACGCTTTCGACACGAAAACGAAGTAACCTTGGCAGGTGAATTGCTGTCAGAATACAACATAAGTTTGGACAGGGAAACCCTTACACTTAACATTGTAACTGACGGAAGTGTCAGACAGATGATGGATACTCTTGTCCGGTTGGAGCAAGCAGGCATTTCGGCCACCGAATTTATGCAAAAGTCACCAACGTTAGACGACGTGTTCCTTTCTGTAATAGGAGAAGATCATGCAAAGGAGGGTACGCTATGA
- a CDS encoding ABC transporter permease, with product MNTTLTIKNRISDTTVMCGRVLRHTLRSVDTIITVIAMPVMMMLASVYVYGGAMDLGRVNYIDYIVPGILLFCIVSGVAYSAVRLNNDVTKGIFERFHSMPIAKSSILGGHVLTSVLFNAVSVLAVLLVALLIGFRPGAGIVGWLLASGILLLFTLAMTWIAVTFGLLAKSLEGSGVFSYLLMILIFTSSAFAPTGTMPAALRYFAEVQPMTPIIDSVRSLLMTGTVSNAVWLAILWCVGIWIFFHLAAMRIYKRRIE from the coding sequence ATGAATACCACGTTAACCATTAAGAACCGGATCAGCGATACGACAGTGATGTGCGGCCGTGTGCTGCGGCATACCCTGCGTAGTGTAGACACCATCATTACGGTCATCGCCATGCCGGTGATGATGATGCTTGCGTCCGTATATGTATATGGCGGTGCGATGGATTTGGGCAGGGTGAACTATATCGACTATATCGTACCCGGCATCCTATTATTTTGTATCGTCAGCGGCGTCGCGTACTCAGCTGTGCGCCTGAATAATGATGTAACCAAGGGAATCTTTGAACGTTTTCATTCCATGCCCATTGCAAAATCATCCATCTTGGGCGGTCATGTCTTAACTTCAGTCCTGTTTAACGCCGTCTCTGTCTTAGCAGTGCTGCTGGTTGCCCTTTTGATTGGGTTCAGACCGGGAGCCGGGATTGTCGGATGGCTGCTCGCCAGCGGGATCTTACTTTTGTTCACACTTGCCATGACCTGGATTGCCGTTACCTTTGGCCTGCTTGCAAAAAGCCTTGAGGGGTCAGGAGTGTTCAGCTATCTTTTGATGATATTGATATTTACAAGCTCCGCATTTGCGCCGACCGGAACCATGCCGGCCGCACTGCGCTATTTTGCGGAAGTTCAACCTATGACGCCGATCATTGATAGCGTCCGCTCCTTATTGATGACTGGGACTGTAAGTAATGCTGTTTGGCTAGCGATTCTCTGGTGCGTGGGAATTTGGATTTTCTTCCATCTCGCCGCGATGCGGATCTATAAGCGTCGGATAGAATAA
- a CDS encoding DUF4173 domain-containing protein has protein sequence MNNTEKNNTEKNNSMDTATYTRSDIVFALAMLACGFLYWNLILDAGLGAGVTLFAAVFCLSTVLYLKSGKFRQTRTSWLCFIVIILSSLVFLLFDNILIKGLNFIFLTAAVIYWISLSTGRNLEKRISAYILGDLFNQVLVIPFRNFGCCFGAVKRLFGRNQKGKSLLAGAVGILVMIPILAAVINLLTRADAVFAGMIANLQFSVSMNIIVQILMGIPVACYLYGLIYGDRHGRNTGYVTVETVDKTAAAFRFSPGVTVYTALTALNLVFMVFFLSQITYLFSAFNDRLPELMTHAEYARRGFFELCAVAGINMVVITVAHLIVKRDKVRILQIETAILCLFTLMLIITAISKMVMYIHYFGLTPLRVYTTWFMLVLLFLFAVIAVRQFKKFNAARIMLVGFVMFFMILSYGNIDGRIAAYNIDRYSNGTLENLDVQALSSLSEAAVPYIYTLYQETTDQSLKADLKAAIDQSAGSALREPRQETFRDFNFQRHTAESIRKML, from the coding sequence ATGAATAACACGGAGAAGAATAACACGGAGAAGAATAACAGTATGGATACGGCAACCTATACAAGAAGTGATATTGTTTTCGCATTAGCCATGCTGGCCTGTGGCTTCTTATATTGGAATCTGATCCTGGATGCCGGTCTTGGTGCAGGTGTTACCTTATTTGCAGCGGTATTCTGTCTGTCTACCGTCCTATATCTGAAATCAGGCAAGTTTCGTCAAACAAGAACGAGCTGGTTGTGTTTTATTGTCATTATCCTGTCTTCCCTGGTTTTCTTGCTTTTTGACAATATCCTGATCAAAGGACTGAATTTTATCTTTCTTACAGCCGCTGTCATCTATTGGATCAGCCTGTCTACGGGCAGAAACCTGGAGAAAAGGATCTCCGCCTATATCCTGGGCGATCTTTTTAATCAGGTTTTGGTCATCCCATTCCGAAATTTTGGCTGCTGTTTTGGCGCGGTCAAGAGACTGTTTGGCAGAAATCAAAAAGGAAAATCCCTTCTGGCCGGCGCGGTTGGTATTCTTGTGATGATTCCGATCCTGGCCGCAGTCATCAACCTATTGACACGAGCCGATGCTGTTTTTGCAGGGATGATCGCGAATCTGCAGTTCTCGGTATCGATGAATATTATTGTCCAGATATTGATGGGAATCCCCGTCGCCTGTTATCTGTACGGATTGATTTACGGCGACCGGCATGGGAGGAATACGGGATATGTCACCGTCGAGACTGTTGACAAAACGGCCGCTGCTTTCCGTTTTTCCCCGGGAGTGACCGTATACACCGCCTTGACAGCATTGAATCTTGTCTTTATGGTCTTTTTCCTTTCTCAAATCACCTATCTTTTCTCAGCATTCAATGACCGTCTTCCGGAACTCATGACGCATGCGGAGTATGCCCGCAGAGGTTTTTTTGAACTTTGTGCGGTAGCCGGAATCAATATGGTCGTGATTACGGTGGCCCATCTCATTGTGAAAAGGGACAAGGTGAGGATTCTGCAAATAGAAACAGCCATTTTATGCCTTTTCACCTTGATGTTGATCATTACGGCCATTAGCAAGATGGTGATGTACATCCATTATTTTGGTTTGACCCCGCTGCGTGTCTATACGACCTGGTTTATGCTTGTGCTGCTCTTTCTGTTTGCGGTGATTGCCGTCAGACAGTTTAAAAAATTTAACGCCGCCAGGATCATGCTGGTCGGATTTGTAATGTTTTTCATGATCCTAAGCTACGGGAACATCGACGGCCGAATCGCTGCCTATAATATTGACAGGTACAGTAACGGGACCCTGGAGAATCTTGATGTGCAGGCTTTGTCCAGCCTGTCTGAGGCAGCGGTCCCGTACATCTACACCTTATACCAGGAAACAACGGATCAGAGCCTGAAGGCGGATCTTAAGGCGGCCATTGATCAATCAGCTGGATCGGCGCTTAGAGAGCCGCGTCAAGAAACATTCCGGGATTTCAATTTTCAGCGGCATACGGCGGAAAGCATCAGAAAGATGCTCTGA
- a CDS encoding helix-turn-helix transcriptional regulator, translating into MIVVNLDVMMAKRKISAGELADKIGITPANLSILKNNKAKAIRFSTLEEICKVLNCQPGDLLEYRKGEQEDE; encoded by the coding sequence TTGATTGTCGTTAATCTCGACGTTATGATGGCAAAAAGAAAAATTTCTGCCGGTGAGCTGGCGGATAAAATCGGAATCACTCCGGCTAATCTTTCAATTCTAAAAAACAACAAGGCCAAGGCCATTCGCTTTTCGACCCTGGAAGAAATCTGCAAGGTTCTGAATTGCCAGCCCGGAGATTTATTAGAGTATCGGAAAGGAGAACAGGAAGATGAATAA
- a CDS encoding DUF2975 domain-containing protein, producing MWNPSKSVRLSSICTKIAIVLVICAAFAMPNLIATYVSYTGKDPEIIHSLLLTVYACVLPGMLSLICLGMLLSNIRREEVFVEKNVKLLRALSWCSFVVSVILFISGFYYILFVIIAVCAAFLGLILRVIKNVFEQAIVIKRENDFTI from the coding sequence ATGTGGAATCCAAGTAAGTCTGTAAGACTATCTTCCATTTGTACCAAGATCGCCATTGTTCTGGTCATATGCGCAGCTTTTGCTATGCCGAACTTAATCGCTACATATGTAAGCTATACAGGAAAAGATCCTGAAATCATTCATTCCTTGCTCCTAACGGTCTATGCCTGTGTTCTGCCGGGGATGTTATCCTTGATCTGCCTTGGCATGCTTCTTTCCAACATCAGGCGGGAAGAAGTGTTTGTAGAAAAAAATGTCAAGCTCCTGCGGGCGTTGTCATGGTGCAGTTTTGTTGTCTCCGTCATTTTATTCATCTCAGGATTTTATTATATTCTTTTTGTGATTATAGCCGTTTGTGCCGCTTTTTTAGGGCTGATCCTGAGAGTGATCAAAAATGTTTTTGAACAGGCAATCGTTATCAAAAGGGAAAATGATTTTACGATCTAG